In Aeromicrobium sp. A1-2, the DNA window CGGGGGGCCTTGGGACGGCTCGTGCGTCCGGCGAGCCGGACGAGGACCGGCAGGCCGAAGGCCAGGGTCTTGCCGGAGCCGGTGCGGGCCCGGCCCAGCACGTGGCGTCCCGCGAGCGCATCGGGGATCACCGCAAGCTGGACGGGGCTGGGGTTGACGATCTCCTGGCGCGCCAACGCGGATACCAGCGAGGCGGGGAGGTCGAGGGTGGAAAAGGTGGGCAGCACAGAGCTGCCTTCAGGCTTGGTCAAAGAACTCACAGACGATTCGGGAAAGAATGCCCGATATCCATTTCACGCGGATTCGCGCTACTTCGTCGGGCCGGAACAGCGCCGGACTGGCGCGTTCACGTATTCACATACTAACAGTCGGCCGACTCGCACGACGAATTGTGTGACGCCACTCTCAGGCGAGCAGATCGGCGTAGTCGGGGTGCTTCTGCACGAAGCGCGCGACGTAAGCGCACTCCGCGATGATCTTGTTGCCCTGCCTGCGTACGTCGTCCAGCGCGCCGGTCACGAGCTCAGCGGCCAGACCCTGGCCCTCGTGGCCGTCGAAGACCACGGTGTGCGGGAACGTCACGACCTCGCCGTCCTCGATCGCCTGGGTGAATCCGGCGAGGACTCCGTCGACGTGGATCTCGTAGCGCTGCTTGTCGGTGTTGTGCACGATCTGGTTGCTCATGGTGACGTCAACGCTCAGGTGAGGGTGAGGATTCCGAGCGTGCCGACCGCGAGGGCCAGCACGAGGGAGATCGCGATGAGGATCGTGTGCACCCGCAGGAAGGTCGTCGGGGCGCCGGCGGCATCCCGTGAGCGCTCGTCCTTGCGAACCCGCTTGAGGAAGGGCGGCCAGATGACGAAGTTCCAGATCGCGGTGACGAGCAGCACGAGCGACCAGGCGACGGGGAGATCCATGCTCCCGATTGTTCCGCAGGACGCCCACGGGAGTGCGAGCAGGTCGCCCGGCCTGGCCGCGACCTCAGGCCGAGGTGAGGATTCCGAGCGCCGAGGTGAACAGCGCCAGGCCGTCTGTGCCGGGGCCGGTCAGGTCCTCGACAGCATGCTCGGGGTGCGGCATGAGGCCCACGACGTTGCCGCGCTCGTTGGTGATGCCGGCGATGTCGCGCAGCGATCCGTTGGGGTTGACGTCGACGTAGCGGAACACGACGCGACCCTCACCCTCGAGTCGGTCGAGCGTCTCGTGGTCGGCGACGAAGCCGCCCTCACCGTTCTTGAGCGGCACGACGATCTCGTCACCGACGGACAGGTCGCCGGTCCACGCCGTCGAGGCGTTCTCGACCTTGAGCTTCTGATCGCGGCAGATGAAGGTGCGGTGGTCGTTGCGGATCAGGGCGCCCGGGAGCAGGTGCGACTCGCACAGGATCTGGAAGCCGTTGCAGATGCCCAGCACAGGCATGCCACCCTGCGCTGCCGCGACGACCTCGGTCATGACCGGCGCGAAGCGTGCGATGGCACCGCAGCGCAGGTAGTCACCGTAGGAGAATCCGCCTGGCAGAATGACCGCGTCGACGCCTCGCAGGTCGTGATCACCGTGCCACAGAGCGACCGGTTCACCGCCCGCGATGCGAACGGCCCGCTGCGCGTCGAGGTCGTCGAGCGAGCCCGGGAACGTGACGACGCCGATCTTCACGCGTCGGCTCCGGCCGAGTCCTCGACCCGCAGGGTGTAGTCCTCGATCACGGGGTTGGACAGCAGCTTTTCGGCGAGCTGGTGGATCTCCGCCAACGTCGTCTCGTCGGCGGTCGCGACCTCGAGCTCGAAGCGCTTGCCCTGACGGACGTCGGTGACGGCGTTGAAGCCGAGCCGCGGCAGGGCGCCGTGGACGGCCTTGCCCTGCGGGTCGAGAATCTCCGGCTTGGGCATGACATCGACGATGACGCGGGCCACGGGTGCTCCTTGGGTGGTCGGTGTCGCCAGTCTATCGGTGGGCCGCCTGCACCCGAACCGGCCCCCGCCCCGCCCCCGGGCGGTGGGTGGCTCGGCTTTCCGACGTCGGAAAGCCGAGCCTCGCACCGCTCGGCCGGGGTAGACCGGACTGTCAGCTCAGCTCGCGCTTGAGGATCTTGCCGGTGCTCGTCATGGGCAGCTCGTCGAGGAACTCGACGGTGCGCGGGTACTTGTACGCCGCGAACTGCTCCTTGCCCCACGCGACCAGATCGGCCTCGGTGACGTCGTCGTGATCCTTGTTCTTGACGACGACGGCCTTGATCTCCTCACCGTGCGACTCGTGCGGGACGCCGATCACGGCGACCAGCGAGACCGCGGGGTGCTCCATCAGGATCTCTTCGATCTCGCGCGGGTAGACGTTGAACCCGCCGCGGATGATCATGTCCTTGGACCGGTCGACGATGTAGTAGAAGCCGTCCTCATCCTTCTTGGCCAGGTCGCCCGAACGGAACCAGTCGTCGCGGATCGCCTCGGCGGTCGCCTCGGGGCGGTCGTAGTAGCCCTTCATGATGTTGTGGCCCTTGATCGCGATCTCACCGACCGCGTCGGGTCCGTCGGGCACATCGGTCCAGTCGTCGTTGATGAGCTTCATCTCGACGCCGGGGATCGGCACACCGATCGAGCCGACGCGAGGCTCCTCGCCGAACTTCGAGAACGACGCCACCGGCGAGGTCTCCGACAGTCCGTAGCCCTCGAGGATCGTGACGCCGAAGCGCTCCTTGAACTGTCGGTGGATGTCGACCGGGAGGGCCGAGCCGCCGGCCGCGGCGACCCGAAGGTTGGCCGCGAGCTTCTGCACGTCGACGCTGTCGTCGAGCGCACCCAGCAGGCCCCAGTACATCGTCGGGACGCCCGCGAAGAACGTCACGTCGTTGGCCAGCATGAGCCCCAGCGCTGCTGTGGCCTCGAAGCGCGGCAGCATCACGACGGTGCCACCGAACGCGATCGAGCCGTTCTGGATCACGGTCTGCCCGAACGAGTGGAACAACGGCAGGACGCACAGATAGGTGTCGGGACGCTCGGCGTCGGCGCCGAACAGGTCGGCACCAGCCAGCGCGTTGTCGCGCATGTTGCGGTGCCGCAGCTCGGCGCCCTTGGGCTGCCCCGTCGTGCCGGAGGTGTAGAGGATCACCGCGGTGTCATCGTCATCGCGGTCGACCGTCTGGAACGTCGGCGGCTGCTGCGCGACGAGCGGGCCGTAGAACTCCGGCGGTTCCATCGGCTCGGGCTGCTGCGAGTCGAGCTTGATCAGGAAGAACTCGGTGCACGACTCGGTCGCCTCGAAGCCCTCCCAGGCCGCATCACCGATCGGCAGGTCAGGAGTGCCCTCGAACGCGAAGTAGGCCTTCGCGTCGGAGTCGGCCAGGTGGTAGGCCACCTCGCGGGGCTTGAGCAGCACGTTGAGCGGGACGACCGTCGCGCCGGCCTTGAGGATGCCGTAATAGATGATCGTGAAGTACGGGAGATTCGGGCACGACAGAGCGACCTTGTCGCCGGGCTGGATGCCGCGGGACACCAGCAGGTTGGCGACCTGGTTGGCGGCGCCGTTGACCTGCGCGTACGACAGGCGGGTGTCACCGAAGACGATCGCCGTCCGCTCCGGGTAGGCGGCGGTGGACTGCTCGAGCATGGCGGCGAGATTGGCCACGGGGGTCTCCTCGGGTACGTGACGGGTCTCTCACCCTACCGCCAGCATCCGGCCACCGCGGGGCGACGGCTCGCGCTGCCGGCTCAGCAGCCGTCCCGCATGACATCGGGCTTGGCGCCCCGGGTGACCTCGATGAACGTGACCTTGTCGTTCGCCGAGATCTCGCCCGGTGCGGGATTGAACAGGAAGCCGATCCACCCGCCGCCCTCGCTGACGAACAGGCCGGTCTGACCGTAGCCCGCCTCCTGCGGATCGACGTCGCCGAGCACGCCCTGCACGGTCTCGTACGTGCTCCCGACGCCCAGCCCCGAACGCGTGCGCGGACCGGCCTTGTGGATGCCGATCGAGAAGACCGATCCGTCGTCACGCGTCAGGATGTCGAGCGCATCCCGGTAGGGCACCTTCCAGACCAGGTCGTCGACGCCCTCACAGACCGCGGACGTCACGTCGGCCTTGAAGTAGCCCGTCGCGTACGCCTCCTGCTTGCTCATGCCGACACGGACCGGTCCGACCGCGCCGGCCACGATTCGCAGTGAGGTCACGGGCACCAGTGGCAAGGCGGCGGGAGTCGACGGCTTCGTCGAGGCTCCTCCCTCGGAGGCTGTCGGGGTGGCCGGCGAGCTGGTCGTCATCGTCATCTGCGGCGTGGTGACCGTCGCCACGGCCTTCGTCTCGGGATCGGACCCGGAGAGCTGACGCGCCACGAGTCCGGTGCCGACACCGCCGACCATGCTGACGGCCAGGATGCCGGCCGCGACCTGTTGCTTCATGGGTTTCTCCTCACTGTGGGCGCTCCCCGTGGAGTGCCTTCCATCAGGAGAGATGCCGCGCAGGCCTCAGAAGTTGTCGACATATACGCCCAATCTTCCACGGACGAACGCGCGTGCGGTGTGGATCCGCGCCTTCACGGTCCCCAGCGGCGCACCGGTCAGCGCGGCGATCTCCTCGTACGGCAGTGCCGCGACGTCCCGCAGAACGAATGCCTCGGCCGCAGCAGGATGGGCCTGTTCGAGCGCTTCGATCGCATCCAGCAGGTCGAGCCGGCTTCCGGCGATGACGCTCGTCGTCCGCGGGTCCGGTGTCGCCGACAGCTCGTCGTCGGACCGTTCGGCGAAGCGTCGCTTCAAGGTGCGGTAGGTCTGGCGCGCCGAGTTGGACGCGATGACCGTGACCCACCCCATGAAGGAGCCCCGACCCGTGTAGTCGTGCAGGTGGGTCGCGATCGCCAGCAGGGCGTCCTGCGATGCTTCCTCCGCGTCGTGCACGTGCGGCAGGAGCCGGGCGCACCGGCGGAGCACCTGCGGACGGATCGCCGTGAGGAGCTCGTCGAGGGCGCGCGGATCGCCCGAGCGCGCCCGGTCGACCAGTTCCGCGTCCACGTGCATGGCATCGACCATACTGATTCCGATGAGACAGATCGGGCGATATCGCTTGGACGAGGTCGAGGGATTCGGTGCCTTCGCCACGGTGTGGCGCGGTTTCGACCTGGAGCTCGAGATCCCGGTGGCTGTCAAGGTGCTCGCCGAGAACTGGGCACACCACGCCGACGTCCGCGAGCGCTTCCTGGCCGAGGCCCGCCTGCTGCGCCGCCTGCACGATCCACGTGTCGTTCGCGTTCACGACGTCGGCACCCACGACGACCGGCCGTTCTTCGTCATGGACTTCGTGCCCGGCGGCACCCTCGCCGGGCGGGTCAAGCCGCCCGTGTCGACCGAGCGCGCCCTGCAGCTCGCGATCGACTCGGCCCGCGCAGTGCAGGTGCTGCACGAGGCGGGTGTCCTGCACCGCGACATCAAGCCGTCCAACCTGCTCGTGGGTGACGCCGAGCAGGTCCTTGTCGCCGATCTCGGCAGTGCCAAGCGACTCGCCGAGGCCAGCGGGGTCACCGTCACGACCGGCACCCCGGCCTACATGGCACCCGAGCAGGCGCGGGGCAACCCGATCGACGCACGCTCCGACGTCTACTCGCTGGGCGCCGTCGCGTACGAGCTGCTCGCCGGGCACCCGCCGTACGACGTCGGAGACCCCGGCTCGTTGCTGAGCCGGACGGTCGACAGCCGACCCGCTCCGCTGGCCGTGTCCCGCGGTCTCCCGCGCACCCTCGACCACGTCTTGGCGTCGGCCCTCGCCACGCGACCGCAGGACCGGCCTGCTTCGGCCGAGGCGTTCGCCGACGCCCTCGAGCACGTCGTCGCGGGCTCCCGAGTGCACAACCTGACCCGGGTGCGGCGGGAGGTCGCGCCCGCGCTCGCGATCACGTTGGCATTGCTGGTGTTCGGCTTGTCTGCGGCCCTGACCTGGTGGGCCCTGCGCTGAGGCCGAGCGATCAGAAGGACTCGCCGGTCAACTGCTCATATGCCTGGACGTAGCGCTCACGGGTGCGGTCGACGACCTCTGCCGGCAACGACGGCGGCTGCCGGTTGCCTGCCCGGTCCCAGCCGCTCTCGGTCGAGATCAGCCAGTTGCGCACATACTGCTTGTCGTACGAGGGCTGAGCCCGGCCCAGCTGGTAGGAGTCAGCGGGCCAGAAGCGCGATGAGTCGGGGGTCAGGACCTCGTCGCCCAGGACGACGGTGCCGTCCGGTCGGGTGCCGAACTCGAGCTTGGTGTCGGCCAGGATGATGCCGCGAGAGCGAGCGATCTCCTCGGCGCGGGCGTAGATCCGCAGCGTCAGGTCGCGCAGCGTCTCGGCACTCTCGGCGCCGATCGTCGCGGTCACCTGCTCGAACGAGACGTTCTCGTCGTGCTCGCCCATCTCGGCCTTGGTCGCGGGGGGGAAGATCGGCTCGGGCAGGCGCGAGCCGTCCACGAGCCCTGCGGGCAGCGGAACCCCGCACACCTCGCCGTTCGCGTCGTAGTCGATCAGGCCCGAACCCGTCAGGTAGCCGCGCGCGACGCACTCGACGGGAAACATCTGGAGCTTCTCGACGATCAGCGCCCGACCACGGACACGTTCGGGCACCGACGTCGACACGACGTGGTTCGGCACGATGTCGGACAGCTGGTCGAACCACCACAGCGACATGCGGGTCAGGATCTCGCCCTTGTCGGGAATGCCGGGCGTCAGGACGAAGTCGAACGCTGAGATGCGGTCAGACGCGACCATCAGGAGGTTGCCGCCATCGACCTCAT includes these proteins:
- a CDS encoding GNAT family N-acetyltransferase, translated to MSNQIVHNTDKQRYEIHVDGVLAGFTQAIEDGEVVTFPHTVVFDGHEGQGLAAELVTGALDDVRRQGNKIIAECAYVARFVQKHPDYADLLA
- a CDS encoding SCO4848 family membrane protein, which codes for MDLPVAWSLVLLVTAIWNFVIWPPFLKRVRKDERSRDAAGAPTTFLRVHTILIAISLVLALAVGTLGILTLT
- the purQ gene encoding phosphoribosylformylglycinamidine synthase subunit PurQ: MKIGVVTFPGSLDDLDAQRAVRIAGGEPVALWHGDHDLRGVDAVILPGGFSYGDYLRCGAIARFAPVMTEVVAAAQGGMPVLGICNGFQILCESHLLPGALIRNDHRTFICRDQKLKVENASTAWTGDLSVGDEIVVPLKNGEGGFVADHETLDRLEGEGRVVFRYVDVNPNGSLRDIAGITNERGNVVGLMPHPEHAVEDLTGPGTDGLALFTSALGILTSA
- the purS gene encoding phosphoribosylformylglycinamidine synthase subunit PurS, whose product is MARVIVDVMPKPEILDPQGKAVHGALPRLGFNAVTDVRQGKRFELEVATADETTLAEIHQLAEKLLSNPVIEDYTLRVEDSAGADA
- a CDS encoding long-chain fatty acid--CoA ligase; this translates as MANLAAMLEQSTAAYPERTAIVFGDTRLSYAQVNGAANQVANLLVSRGIQPGDKVALSCPNLPYFTIIYYGILKAGATVVPLNVLLKPREVAYHLADSDAKAYFAFEGTPDLPIGDAAWEGFEATESCTEFFLIKLDSQQPEPMEPPEFYGPLVAQQPPTFQTVDRDDDDTAVILYTSGTTGQPKGAELRHRNMRDNALAGADLFGADAERPDTYLCVLPLFHSFGQTVIQNGSIAFGGTVVMLPRFEATAALGLMLANDVTFFAGVPTMYWGLLGALDDSVDVQKLAANLRVAAAGGSALPVDIHRQFKERFGVTILEGYGLSETSPVASFSKFGEEPRVGSIGVPIPGVEMKLINDDWTDVPDGPDAVGEIAIKGHNIMKGYYDRPEATAEAIRDDWFRSGDLAKKDEDGFYYIVDRSKDMIIRGGFNVYPREIEEILMEHPAVSLVAVIGVPHESHGEEIKAVVVKNKDHDDVTEADLVAWGKEQFAAYKYPRTVEFLDELPMTSTGKILKRELS
- a CDS encoding RNA polymerase sigma factor, translating into MHVDAELVDRARSGDPRALDELLTAIRPQVLRRCARLLPHVHDAEEASQDALLAIATHLHDYTGRGSFMGWVTVIASNSARQTYRTLKRRFAERSDDELSATPDPRTTSVIAGSRLDLLDAIEALEQAHPAAAEAFVLRDVAALPYEEIAALTGAPLGTVKARIHTARAFVRGRLGVYVDNF
- a CDS encoding serine/threonine-protein kinase, which translates into the protein MRQIGRYRLDEVEGFGAFATVWRGFDLELEIPVAVKVLAENWAHHADVRERFLAEARLLRRLHDPRVVRVHDVGTHDDRPFFVMDFVPGGTLAGRVKPPVSTERALQLAIDSARAVQVLHEAGVLHRDIKPSNLLVGDAEQVLVADLGSAKRLAEASGVTVTTGTPAYMAPEQARGNPIDARSDVYSLGAVAYELLAGHPPYDVGDPGSLLSRTVDSRPAPLAVSRGLPRTLDHVLASALATRPQDRPASAEAFADALEHVVAGSRVHNLTRVRREVAPALAITLALLVFGLSAALTWWALR
- a CDS encoding phosphoribosylaminoimidazolesuccinocarboxamide synthase, whose product is MPLDIPGARHLHSGKVRDLYEVDGGNLLMVASDRISAFDFVLTPGIPDKGEILTRMSLWWFDQLSDIVPNHVVSTSVPERVRGRALIVEKLQMFPVECVARGYLTGSGLIDYDANGEVCGVPLPAGLVDGSRLPEPIFPPATKAEMGEHDENVSFEQVTATIGAESAETLRDLTLRIYARAEEIARSRGIILADTKLEFGTRPDGTVVLGDEVLTPDSSRFWPADSYQLGRAQPSYDKQYVRNWLISTESGWDRAGNRQPPSLPAEVVDRTRERYVQAYEQLTGESF